A single Amphiura filiformis chromosome 8, Afil_fr2py, whole genome shotgun sequence DNA region contains:
- the LOC140158861 gene encoding uncharacterized protein — MTFPKSAVLALCLTYFLVTVTAQDVPVIVEGPEDQTNDEGAAVFMTCGVQYLDRTTHVVSWVLGSTIISDDGTVRKNDLDDLIGDGASDRYLLTLGIIPEDPPNTPRQYNFELFITSAQGVDNGGEFHCAVCPKDSDGLCNGNLEYESRVATLEVRYRPDTTLYPKCINPSNSPTDTVVVLGVQSTLTCESEIANPPVNLQWRKNDQIVEGTMPPDTAGMRRLDYDIIPVLSDDGSIFKCTVSSDYFDDLTNTECSLPRIKVVSIPSVTVKSPGEVKVGQQAQFVCSATSETNAAMQEFQWEVENISDDRYTVTQSGLESILRVSKTEKSDHGATVTCFVTDSDNQVGEGSAMILIAGEPIPTGVTPPTGTLTDPGKAKSTTSLIAGTVVAGFILIVLIIAFIFWCCSRRSSMKSTKAKKPVGTSAVSMEPRGKPYSISADVSEVEKSQPIKGTWNDEPDVVQMPHEKRTGSPDGVDPRHWWNEKMAPESDNYTPDGQSYPPSHQDGDFNNPGYDLPEYRHYDDKDMDDQKPYDQGYNEPGYPDPSRYDDRLQGYGDERPLDDQDFSNQGYEGSYPSGLDAGRGEHYEPYGYPDRRPDGQEGSPPESSTDYYPDNYGNPDNYGTPDNYGTPDNYANPDDYNSPNYGHYDNYERPEEYNSPDNRHVDGYGSGSPNYGQYNPEDYGTGSANNYDNPDNYGNPQYPEDQYYDDRNTYPNNNSEFYPGNDEQYPPSNSDQYPPSDQYPSSDQYPPSDAYPGSDPYEQGGYEQPPPGSPGYNDQSAGEPAAADLDDDAYNSMGTPSYV; from the coding sequence ATGACTTTTCCGAAAAGCGCAGTGTTAGCACTGTGTTTGACTTATTTTCTAGTGACAGTAACTGCACAAGACGTTCCTGTAATTGTTGAGGGACCAGAAGATCAAACGAATGATGAAGGGGCAGCCGTTTTCATGACATGCGGAGTTCAATATTTAGACAGAACTACACACGTTGTTTCATGGGTACTCGGTTCTACAATCATTTCCGATGATGGTACTGTACGCAAAAACGACTTGGACGATTTAATTGGAGATGGTGCATCAGATAGGTATTTATTGACTCTTGGTATAATACCAGAAGACCCACCGAATACTCCGAGGCAATATAACTTTGAATTGTTCATAACTTCAGCCCAAGGTGTGGATAATGGAGGCGAGTTTCACTGTGCTGTGTGTCCGAAAGACTCTGATGGCCTTTGCAATGGAAACTTAGAATATGAATCCCGTGTTGCCACTTTGGAAGTTAGATATAGACCAGACACAACTCTATACCCAAAATGTATCAATCCTTCCAATTCACCAACAGATACCGTTGTCGTATTAGGGGTACAATCAACTCTAACGTGCGAGTCTGAAATAGCCAATCCACCAGTTAACTTGCAATGGCGTAAAAATGACCAGATTGTTGAGGGCACAATGCCTCCAGATACTGCAGGAATGCGAAGACTTGACTATGATATAATTCCAGTCCTTTCAGATGACGGATCAATTTTCAAATGTACTGTCAGCAGTGACTATTTTGATGATCTTACCAATACAGAATGCAGTTTGCCACGCATTAAAGTTGTGTCAATCCCATCCGTAACTGTTAAATCGCCTGGGGAAGTTAAAGTAGGACAGCAAGCCCAATTTGTCTGTTCTGCCACAAGTGAGACTAATGCTGCAATGCAAGAATTTCAGTGGGAAGTTGAAAACATAAGTGATGACCGATACACTGTGACTCAATCAGGACTTGAATCCATTCTAAGAGTGTCTAAAACTGAGAAATCTGACCATGGTGCTACTGTCACATGTTTTGTAACTGATAGTGATAATCAGGTTGGAGAAGGAAGTGCCATGATATTGATTGCAGGAGAGCCAATTCCAACTGGTGTTACCCCTCCTACCGGTACTCTAACTGATCCAGGTAAAGCGAAATCAACCACATCATTGATTGCAGGAACTGTAGTGGCAGGTTTCATTCTTATTGTTCTCATCATCGCATTTATATTCTGGTGTTGTAGCAGACGCAGTTCGATGAAATCTACTAAAGCTAAAAAACCTGTCGGTACATCAGCCGTTTCTATGGAGCCACGAGGTAAACCATACAGTATATCAGCTGATGTTAGCGAAGTAGAAAAGTCACAGCCTATTAAGGGAACTTGGAATGATGAACCAGATGTTGTGCAGATGCCCCATGAAAAGCGAACAGGCTCTCCCGATGGTGTTGATCCCAGGCATTGGTGGAATGAGAAAATGGCACCAGAGTCTGATAACTATACTCCTGATGGACAGTCATACCCACCGTCTCATCAAGATGGAGACTTCAACAACCCAGGTTATGATCTTCCAGAGTACCGCCATTATGATGATAAAGACATGGATGATCAAAAACCATATGATCAAGGGTATAATGAACCCGGCTATCCAGATCCATCACGTTATGACGATCGCTTACAAGGATATGGTGACGAACGACCTTTAGATGATCAAGACTTTAGCAACCAGGGATATGAAGGCAGTTATCCAAGCGGTTTGGATGCTGGTCGCGGCGAACACTATGAACCCTATGGTTACCCAGATCGTAGACCTGATGGTCAAGAAGGATCCCcaccagaatcttccacagactACTATCCAGATAACTATGGAAACCCAGATAACTACGGAACCCCAGATAACTATGGAACCCCTGACAACTATGCCAATCCAGATGATTATAATAGCCCGAATTACGGACATTATGATAATTATGAACGTCCAGAAGAATACAACTCCCCAGATAATCGTCATGTAGATGGGTACGGATCCGGAAGCCCTAATTATGGTCAATATAATCCTGAAGACTATGGCACTGGCAGTGCAAATAATTATGACAATCCCGATAATTACGGAAACCCACAGTATCCAGAGGATCAGTACTATGATGATAGGAACACATACCCTAACAATAATAGCGAGTTTTACCCAGGCAATGATGAGCAGTACCCACCTAGTAATAGCGACCAATACCCACCCAGTGACCAGTATCCATCTAGTGACCAGTACCCACCCAGCGATGCATACCCCGGTAGTGACCCCTATGAGCAAGGGGGCTATGAGCAACCCCCTCCTGGAAGTCCTGGGTATAATGACCAATCAGCTGGAGAGCCTGCCGCTGCCGACTTGGATGATGATGCCTATAATAGCATGGGAACACCCAGCTATGTGTGA